Within Butyrivibrio fibrisolvens, the genomic segment TTGCTCTTATATTTGCAAAAACGGGGCTTTTGCCTGCGCCTGCATGCTACATTTTAAGTCTTGCAGCGGGATTTCTTTTCGGATATGGCCTGTATGCCATCATTTCACGAATACCGTTTTTCAGATGGGCAGTGCTGGGAATTAAGAGGGGAGGAACCATCATGACGAAGTCATGATTTGGAATGGTTCCGACCGATATGGCAGGACTTTTGAGCAGTCCTGCCATTACATAATATACGAGGAGAAATAAACCATGTTCAAGGATAATCTGGTTCAGTTGCGAAAATTCTCACAGATGACTCAGGAGGATGTTGCAGAAAAGCTCGGAGTCACAAGGCAATCCGTTGCCAAATGGGAAGCCGGAGAGAGCATTCCTGATCTTGATAAATGCAAGCAGCTTGCGGATATTTTTGGAGTCTCTTTAGATGACCTTGCCAATTACGAGCCGGAGGACAATATGGGATTCGCTGTTCCGCCTAAGGGCAAGCACCTCTTTGGCCTTGTAACAGTGGGAGAAAAGGGCCAGATAGTGATTCCGGTCAAGGCCAGAAAGCTGTTTGATATCTCTCCCGGGGATCAACTGGTTGTTCTCGGAGATGAAGGACAGGGAATTGCCTTAGTCAAATCTGAAAGCTTTTTGGCTTTAGCCGGTATGATTGAAAAACTGAAGTGACTCACAGAACTGTTCCCATCGACTCCCCTATTGATATACAGTATGAGCTTAAATGAACCATGCGAGGATGCCTATGCCTAAATACAGAGAAATGACAGCGTCTGACAATGCAGCAGTTGCAGCGCTTGTAAGAGATAACCTGAAAAAATTTAATCTTGATATTCCCGGAACGGTATATTTCGATGAGGGACTAGACCACCTTAGTGATTATTATGGCAATGATGAGCGAAGGTACTACGTCATTGAAGACGATAATGGTGAAGTCATTGGTGGAATAGGATATGATAGATTTGAACCGATGAAAGATACCGCTGAACTGCAAAAACTATATCTTACAGATTCGGCAAAAGGTTCCGGACTTGGCTACGAAATGATAGATTTCATTGAAGATAAGATGCGAGAAGCAGGTTACAAAGCTTCATATCTGGAGACTCATAATAACCTTCAGGCCGCTATCCATATCTATGAAAAGAAAGGTTATAAAGAGATAGTGCGTCCTAAAGAGGTGGTTCATAGTACCATGAACAGATTTTTTATGAAAAATCTGTAGACCCCTAATCTGGTATAGCACTGCTTGTGGTCTCGGATAATTCTGCATCAGGAGCAAATCTTCAGCCGCTGAAATATAGGATCGTTACTGATAGTAGTGAAGTAGATGCTCTTAATTCCTTAACCAGATGGGCCAAGATGCTGAACAAAAATTTAACCCTTTTTACCATTAAATTGACATTAAAAGATACCGATAAAATAATCGGTATCTTTTTTTTATCTCGAAATTATTTATAAATAGGCTGGGATTTGTCATTTTCTCATCGGCGTTTTTATGCGATTTAGGTTAAGGAGGCATAGATGTTTGATGTATCTGTAATTGTACCCATGTATAACGCGAGGAAGTATATCGTAGACTGTGTTAACGGACTCCTTAGGCAGAGTCTTGATAGTGTTGAGGTTATTATAGTAAATGACTGCTCGAGTGATGACAGCATGAAGCTTTGCAAAAAGCACTTTGGCAACAATGAGAGAGTACAGCTTATTGACCAGCCCAGGAATATGGGACCGGGAGCAGCAAGAAATGCAGGCATCGCCGTGGCCAGAGGAGAATACATCGCCTTTGCAGACAGTGACGATGCGGTAAGGCCAGATGCGTACAAAGCCATGTACGATGCAGCAAAAGAGGCTGATGCCGACGTTATTCATGTGACGGGAGCGCTGATACAGACAGTAGATGATGCTCCTGATAATTTAGGTATGCTTACAGATGATAAGCTTTACAGAGTTACTCTCGATGAGGGAGACAGACCTGATAAGCTCACAATCCTTTCTGATAATGTAGAAGACAGGCTAAAAGAGTGGCATTTGCACCACATTCACTGGAGTATATGGAATAAGCTCTACAGGCGCAGCTTTATTGAGGACAATAATCTTCGGTTTGGTGATACCAAGATGGCTGAAGATCAGGTTTTTTGCCTGGGGTGTCTTTTAAAAGCCAGGAAATATGCCAAGCTTCCGGGTGAGTGGTATCTGTACCGCATAGGAGGCGCGTCTCTAACAAGAGGTCAGAAGCAGGTTAAGACGCTTATAAATGCGCTTACAACGCAGATGAAGATTACAAAGCTTATCGATGATACTGTAAAAGGCGTTCCATACCTTGAAAGTAACAAGAGCAAAATAGATGAGATCAAAACCTATGTTCTAAATCTTTTAGAGTCCTCATATATCCAGCCTGCCTGCGGGAAAATCGGTGCAAAAGAGCTGTATGAATGCAAAGAGCTAAAGGAACTGTTTAATAATAACTTTGGCGATCTTTCTGATTTTGCACTATTTGAGTTTTTAAATTCCCATGACGATGTTAAAGATGTTATTGACGTCAATGAGATGCTTAATATTCCGTCATTTTGGAAGAGCAGAAAAGAAGCTGAGGAAAAAGGAGCACAGTAATGGGTGAAAAAGAATATCTGGTATCGGTTATAACACCGTTTCATAACACGAAGATAGAATTCTTTAAAAGAGGCTATGATTCCTTAAAGAGGCAGACACTTGGCTTTAAGAACATTGAGTGGGTGGTTGTTGTCCATAATTCTGATGATTCATATGCTGATGCGGTACAAAAGCTCACCAAAGAAGATGACAATGTCAAAATATATATCCTGAATAATGACAAGAGGACACCGTCCAGCCCCAGAAACTATGCGCTTACAAAGGCACAGGGCAAATATATCGCTTTTCTTGATTCTGACGACTTTTTTACTGATGATGGTCTTAAGGAAGTTGTTGAAGGCATGGAGGAAACCGAGGCAGATATTGCAAGTTTCAGAGCAGAGACCCTTCCTGAGGATGAGACTGTCATTCAGGCAATTGATACAAGAGCAAGGTTTGATCAGACGGTTCATATGCTTGAGTTCAAAAAGGGCGATGAAAAGCTCAATGACCTTATATATGCAGGTGGCCTTACTATCTGGAGTAAGCTCATAAGACGGGATTTTCTGAGTAAATACAATATCGGCTTTTCCCTGGACATGAAATATGGCGAAGATGTCTGCTTTAGCATGGAATGTCTTGGTAAAGCCAAAAAGATCATAATACTTCCTCAGACAATTGTATATGTGTACTTTATGAACCACGGCTCTCTTGCGCAGGATATGAACCACACACCCGAGAGCCTTTTAAAGCTTGCAAGTGACTTTGCAAACATTTTTGATGTGACTGTAAAGGGAGGCTTTAAGCTTGAAAAACTCGCGTGGCCAGTCCTTGGTTATCTTGCCGAGATGATGGCGATAACACCTGGTCTTGACGATGAGTTTAGGAAAAGAATATACAACCTTATGCACAAATATTTTGGTATCTTAGGTCCTCTTGAGCCTGATGCCAAGTTCTTTAATGCCCAGATGGCTGAACATTTCATGAAGCGTGCCCGCATGATAATTCTCGGAGAAGAAGATAATGATGAAATGGCGAAAAGTTCGCTCCTTCCAATACTTCTTGCAAATGCAGATACAGAATACGGGCAAAGGTATGGTTTTGGAAGTATACACAAGGTGGTGGATTACCAAAAGAAGGTGCCTCTTTCTGATTACAGTATGTACAGGCCGCTTATTAAGCTTATGACCCGAATAGGAGAGAGTAACCTGATCTGCAAGGAGAAGGTAGTTGCCTATTCAAGTAAGCTGTGTCCTGACGGTGGAGAATTTCTGGTGCCTCAGACTGCGCCATTTGTTTCTGTATATCAGAATGTGCTGATTGAGGAGCTTAAAGCGGCCAGATACTCGACATTCCTAGCAATAGAGAGTGCAGGAGAATCAGGGACTATCCGCTTTAATGATGGCGCACTACTTCATTCAGTTGCTGATACAGTTCTTGCTGGTATCAGGAAATCTGATATCTATAATTCGCATGCTAGAAGTACTGAAAATAAGTATGGAACTATCACAGCGCCAGAGAGCGTATTATTTAAAAATCCCGGCGAGGATTTAAGATATGCAAAGCTTTTATTTGCGCTCGCAGACCCTGATGTCTCACAGATCATCGTGCCATTTACCGTAAATATCCTTGATATGGTGAGGTTCCTTAAGTGTATGTGGGAGATGCTTGTAGAGGATATTGCAAGCGGAAGAGTATCTGAAGTATCAGGTCTTGCTGAAGGCAGAAGGAAAGAGCTTTCAAAACTTTTGAAACCTTCAAAAAGGCGAGCAAAAGAGCTTAGAACAATTTTTGAACAGGGGTTTGAAAATGTATTGCCCAAAATCTGGAAAAATCTTGATCTTATAATTTCAGCAGGCTCCGGCGAAAATGCTGTTTATTCAAGGCAGATCATGAAGTATATAGGGAGCGTACCACTTGACTATGGCTATCTTGGCATTGCCGAGGGCATTATAGGAAAAGTATCTGCTCCCGGAGAAAATACCTATATCATTATGGAAAAAGATTCATTCCTTGAGTTTTTGCCGGAGGATTCAGATAAAGACAAGACATTTATAGCGTCAGAACTCGAGATATCCAAGCACTACGAAGTCATCATTTCGAACATGGCAGGACTTTACCGCTACAGAAGCGGAATCATAGTTGAAGCCACAAAGATACAGGACGGTCAGACCTATGTGCGCTACTGTTATGACAGAAAGGATGTAGTTACTGTTAGTGGTGTATCCATAAATACACTGTCACTCAGGCAGGCTGGTAAGAAGATAGATGAAGAAGCCGGTATGATAACTTACGATTATTGTCTATTTGCAAATGATAAAAAGAACTGCTTCGAACTCTTCTTAAAACCTGAAAAAGAGGGCAATTATAGTGCAAAGCTTGTTCAGGAGATTGCAGAAAAGGAGCTTTCAAAGGTGATACCGTCATATGGAAGAGCAAGAAAAGCTGGCAAGATTGATAAGATCAGGATCCATTTCCTTCCTTCAGCAGATGCTGACATTGTGAAGGGAAAAGCTCCAAAGCCAATCAGGATAATACACGCATCTTCTGATGAGAAGCTCTTTAAAACCTACAGGTTATACGAGGTATAGGAGGAACTTAAAGTGGAATTATCAAGGATAATCTCGGGCGAGATGTATTTCTATTTTGACGGGGCTTATTGTGGAATGAGGCAGGAACTGACATTTGATGAGGATATTGACGGGAATGTATTAAAAGAAGCACTTCTAAAGACTCAAAAGGTGCATCCATATTTAAAGTGGACCATCGAAGAAAAGGATGGCGAATTCTTCTATAAAGATACAGATACGGATACGACCCTGATTGAAGGGAATAAGGACATAGTACTTGGAACAGATGAATTTGATGGTCATCTTATCGGCTTTTTGTACTATGGTAACAAGCTTCGTATGGATCTTTATCATGGCCTTACTGACGGTGTCTCATCAAAGAGGATAATGGAGACTTTGCTGTATCACTATTTTTCCATCAAGGATGGATGTGAGTACAAGGCAGATAACATTTTGATAAAAGAAGCTGATGAAAAGTGCGGATATTTTGACGAGCCTTATGAAAAGGAAATCCCGCCTTTTACCCCAAATGATACACCTTTTGCTGCTCCGCCTGAAGATGAGATCTTCAGATTCTCAGAGCACGAAGAGGCTGATGCCAAAAGCTATGTCCAGTGCATCAGGATATCTGACAAGGATTTCATGAGTTTTGTAAAAGAAAATGATTCGTCACCTGCAGCAGCTTTTGCAGTGCTCATGAGCCAGACTATCCAGAAAATGTATCCAGACAATAAAAAGCAGGTCAAGATCAATGTGCCGATCAACCTAAGAAGCGTTCTTGGAGTTGACTATACATTTAGAAATACAACAGGCGATGTGGCAATCTACTATGACCCTGATAAGCTTTTTAAGCTGGATATCAAGGACCAGTGCAAAGCTATGCGCACAAGTCTTAAAGAAAAGATGGCTCGTGATAACCTTCTGTCTGTAGCAAAATCGCAGGTCGATTTTCTTGGTATGTCAAAAGGCTATAAGGGCTACGACGCCAAGTATGATATGTACAGCAGTATTCCGCTCCCACCATCAGACTCGATTTTTATCAGCTATATCGGGAAACTTAATGCTGATTCATACGATAAGCATATAACAGATTTTTCGCTTATTAGCGGAGCCAGAGACGGAATAGTATTTAATATCTGTGACTGCGGCGGTGATTTTGTTCTGACATCCATGAAAAAGGGATCACTAAAAGGTTTTTCTGATGCATTTTGTGAACATCTTAAAACTTATGGGCTTGATGCCAGGGTGATGCCTGAAAAAGAAATAAAGCTTAAATATGTAGCGCTTAGAGAAAGACTTTCTCTTAAGGGAAAAAGATTATATGACTGATGTCTTTGATACATAAATTGTGTGCGGAGGAAATAGTCATGAGTACAGATATTGGAACAAACAATAAGATGTTCCTGTTTTTATCAAGTGGAGGAAAGGCAGCAGTAATTGAGTACCGCTACCGTCTGACAGAGGATATATCCTATGATGCGCTTCTTGAAGCGACAAAGGATGCGGTAGAATCTTTTCCATACTTTGGTCTTAAGCCTGTAGTTGATAGGGAGGGAAAACTCGTCATGGAAGATAATGACGCTCCTATGCCTGTTTTTAAAAAGGACGACAGATTAAGAAATTTAGGATCAGAGGATACTTATAGATATCTGTTTCGTGTTCTCTACGGCGATGATGAGATCTATATTGAAGCATCCCATGGCATTGGCGATGGAAGAGGTATCATGGCCTTTTCACAGACGCTTATCTATTACTATCTTGTTCATACAGGAAAGACTATAGACACAGAAGGAATGATCTATACCAAGGCTGACCTGTCTGATAAGACTTTGACAGATCATCTTCTTGAGCGCATATCAGAGATAACACCGGAAAATAATGTAGAAGAGACTTCTGTATCAAAAATCTTCTGTCCTACAGAAGAGAAGGTTATGAGCGGAACGCCATATACTAAGCGCCTTGTGCTTAGCTGGGATTTTAAAAAGCTGATGGATAAGATAAAACCTCTTGGCGCATCTCCTCTTACTTTTTTCCATGACCTTATATCAGGCACCATGTACGAGTATTATGACGTAAAAGATGCGACTGTAGTAGCAGATGTCCCTGTAGATGTAAGAGAAAAGCTGGGAAGCCGCGCACAGTCCAACTTTACCGTTAACATAAGCATACCGATTACAAGGGATATTATAGGAAAAGGAAGAGAAGAGCGTTACAAGTCGCTCAGAGATAAGCTTGGTGAAAAGACTAAGATAGAATATCTTGCCTATACCATGAAGGGCACTGCACAGTTCCTTACCATGATCGAACAGATTTCTCTAAGAGATGAAGCCATGCTACAGATGATGGAGAGTAAAGCTTCAAGTACGCAGGAACCTATGAGGAGCTATCTTCTGTCCAATATTGGTCTTATGAAGCTTCCTAAGGACATGATGCAATATGTAAAGGACTTTGATATCTATTTTACCAATCTTGAAGCCTCTCCTGTATTTACAATGCTGACCTTTGGAGGAAAAGGAATGGTAATAGTCGGACAGAACTTTGAAGAGACGGGCCTTATCGATACTGTATATTCAAAGCTAAAGGCTATGGATGTTGACGCAGATCTCAGGGACTATGGCCGATTTAAGATGGATGATGCAAATGTTAAGGGGTTTTTTTATTTATAACAGAGTAAATATATGAATAAGAGAGAAAATGGACTCGATCTGTTGAGAATCATTGCAGCGTATCTGGTTGTCTCGTTGCATGTCTGTACATTTGAAAGAAATCTGGTGTCAGACCTTGGAGAGCTTAATTTCAACTATCATTATTTTATGTTTATAAGGCAGATAACAACAAGTGCAGTAATTGTTTTTATCATGCTTTCCGGAGCGTTTGTTCTTAAGGCATCATCCACAAAGGACATTGGCACATTCTATAAAAAAACCTGGAAAAAGCTTGGTATTCCGACAGTTATTTTTTCATTTTTTTACTGGCTGTTTAATGCGTTTGTTTATTGGAAAACAGGAATTTATGGATTGGCATATGGAATAGAAGATCTGACGTATCCTCAGGCTCTATTGTTCCAGGGAATAAGCTTTTTGAAAGGTATACCTTCTGAGCATATGTGGTATATGTATACGCTCATCGGATTATATCTTATGGCTCCTTTTGTTGCTCTTGGCAAGGAGAAGACAGGAGAAGCCGGCTTTAAAAAAATAGCATTTATAGTCTGCATCTGGGGCATAATCGATGCACTTGTAAATCCATCATCCCTTTTTTGGGGAATTGGCTATTGCGCACAGCTTCTTGGTGTATTCATGATGGGATATGTCGTTCATGAATGGGCGCTTGAAAGAAAAGGAAAAAATGGACTCGGATGTTTTCTTATTGTTCTTGCAACAGTCATAACAGCTGTTGAGTATATTATTTTTCTGGCGATCAGGGATAATAGTACCTTGTTTAGTTATGTTACACCAATGGCCCCATATAACCTGATACTTGTGATCGCATCCCTGGTTTATGTTGCCGGCTTTACCATCATTGATATAAAAAAGGACTTTGGATATCTTTCTCTTCTGACTTTCTGGGTTTATCTTCTTCATCCTGCAATAATGATGGTATTATTTCTCATCGAGGAAGCTGCCTTCAAGGTTCCATATCTGGAAATTGGAAACTCAAGTCCGTTCCTTATTGGCACCGGTAATTCTATTCTGGTATATGTTCTTTCTTTTGTCTTTGGACATGTGATCGAAAAATGTTCTTCAGGTAAAAAATAAAGAGGAAACAAGAGCATGAAAAAAATAGCAGAGCTCCTTTCATTCAAAGAGTATATGTATATGCTTATCTGCGTCTGTTTGATCGTGGGGCAGGTATTTTTTGAAATAAAGATTCCTAACGTGATGGGAGAACTAACTGATCTTGTCTATTCTGGAAAAGCAGATATTTCAGAGGAGATAAAATATGGAATCATAATGTTTGCATATGCTGGTTTGTCGCTTGTTTTTTCATTCCTTGTGGCTTATCTGGTTGCAAAAGTAGGAGCTGCGCTTGACAGAAGGGTGCGTAGACAGACTTTTACGAAGATCATAGATTTTTCGCTAAAGGAAGTTGGCGACTTTGGTACATCAAGCCTTATAGCCAGATGTACTACTGATATATATCAGATTCAGAATTTTTTTGTAAATGGTTTTCAGCCGCTAATTAAATCACCGATAATGATCATCTGGGTTACTGCGCAGATCTCGGGCGCCAATGTCTATTACAGGAGTGCCACGATTACAGCGGTGGCCATACTTGTTGCGGTTTTGTCAGCTATTGCAATACTGGTTCTTCCAATAGTAAATAAGGCACAGTATGCCAAAGATGAACTTATTCGCATTGACAGGGAGCATCTGGATGGCATACGTGTAGTCCATGCATACAATGGCTATGAGAAGCAAAAAGAAAGATTTGAAGAGGCAAATAAGAGGATAACAGATCTTCTTCTTCGCTATGATAAGTCTTCAGCACTATTTGCACCATTTTCTAATATGGTTATGTATTCACTTACTGTCATCATATACATAATGGGCGCATATATTGTTGCAGACTCAGCCAAGAGCCTGCGTTCAAGCGTCAGCAATGAAATGATCGTCTTTGTGTCGATGCTTTCTATGCTTATTAGCAGTTGTATATATCTGATCATTATTATGGTTCTTTTGCCTAATGCATCTGTTTCGCTTAAGCGTATTGCACAGGTTTTAAATAAAAAGACCATGATTATGGATCCGGAGGAGGCATTTGCAAAAGATCCTGCAATATGCGGAACTCTGGAATTCAGAAATGTTAGCTTTATGTATCCTGGAAGCCGTGAATATGCTATCAGAGACATATCCTTCAGGATGGAAAAGGGCGAGACTGTTGCGATTGTTGGAGGTACAGGCAGTGGCAAGACGACACTTTTAAATCTCATACCAAGGCTGTATGAAGCGACAGAAGGAGAAATTTTAGTTGACGGCGTTGATATTAAGAAGATGAAGCTTAAGGATCTTCGAAATATCTTTGGCTATGTTCCGCAAAAGAGCTTCCTTTTTTCCGGAACGATCGTTTCAAACATTGATTTTGGCGACAATGGTAAGTTGAAAAAGACTATTGAGGAGATAGTAAAAGCGTCAAAGCTTGGAAAAGCAGATGAGTTTATAAGAGCAAAGGAAGGCGGGTATAATGCGCATGTTGAGGAGGGCGGTTCGAACTTCTCTGGTGGACAGAGGCAGAGACTTACAATCTCAAGAGCTATCTGCCGCGATCCTGAGATATTCCTCTTTGATGATTCCTTCTCTGCTCTTGATTATAAGACTGACAAGACTGTGCGAGAGGGACTTAAGGAAACTCTTTCCGGTGCTTCGGTACTGATGGTTGCACAGAGAATATCCACTATCAGAAGCGCAGACAGGATTATCGTCCTTGATAATGGAAGAATGGTCGGAATGGGTACTCATGATGAGCTTATGACAAGCTGTAATGTATATCGTGAGATTGTCCTTTCACAGACGGATACGGAGGCGACCGGATGAAGAATAATATATTTTCTAAGATCGCAGTATTCGGGCAAAAATATAAAACATATTTTGTTGCAGGCATCGTACTTGGAAGCATAGGATCTCTTTTAAACGTAGTGATCCCGAACATGATTAAAAATATAGCTGCGCTAATTTCGCAGAGCCTTTATACAAATGTGATGGACTTTGATGCGATAAGAGTTGTTGCCATAAAGACAGCGGTAGTT encodes:
- a CDS encoding helix-turn-helix domain-containing protein, producing the protein MFKDNLVQLRKFSQMTQEDVAEKLGVTRQSVAKWEAGESIPDLDKCKQLADIFGVSLDDLANYEPEDNMGFAVPPKGKHLFGLVTVGEKGQIVIPVKARKLFDISPGDQLVVLGDEGQGIALVKSESFLALAGMIEKLK
- a CDS encoding GNAT family N-acetyltransferase, which codes for MPKYREMTASDNAAVAALVRDNLKKFNLDIPGTVYFDEGLDHLSDYYGNDERRYYVIEDDNGEVIGGIGYDRFEPMKDTAELQKLYLTDSAKGSGLGYEMIDFIEDKMREAGYKASYLETHNNLQAAIHIYEKKGYKEIVRPKEVVHSTMNRFFMKNL
- a CDS encoding glycosyltransferase family 2 protein, whose protein sequence is MFDVSVIVPMYNARKYIVDCVNGLLRQSLDSVEVIIVNDCSSDDSMKLCKKHFGNNERVQLIDQPRNMGPGAARNAGIAVARGEYIAFADSDDAVRPDAYKAMYDAAKEADADVIHVTGALIQTVDDAPDNLGMLTDDKLYRVTLDEGDRPDKLTILSDNVEDRLKEWHLHHIHWSIWNKLYRRSFIEDNNLRFGDTKMAEDQVFCLGCLLKARKYAKLPGEWYLYRIGGASLTRGQKQVKTLINALTTQMKITKLIDDTVKGVPYLESNKSKIDEIKTYVLNLLESSYIQPACGKIGAKELYECKELKELFNNNFGDLSDFALFEFLNSHDDVKDVIDVNEMLNIPSFWKSRKEAEEKGAQ
- a CDS encoding GH3 family domain-containing protein, producing the protein MGEKEYLVSVITPFHNTKIEFFKRGYDSLKRQTLGFKNIEWVVVVHNSDDSYADAVQKLTKEDDNVKIYILNNDKRTPSSPRNYALTKAQGKYIAFLDSDDFFTDDGLKEVVEGMEETEADIASFRAETLPEDETVIQAIDTRARFDQTVHMLEFKKGDEKLNDLIYAGGLTIWSKLIRRDFLSKYNIGFSLDMKYGEDVCFSMECLGKAKKIIILPQTIVYVYFMNHGSLAQDMNHTPESLLKLASDFANIFDVTVKGGFKLEKLAWPVLGYLAEMMAITPGLDDEFRKRIYNLMHKYFGILGPLEPDAKFFNAQMAEHFMKRARMIILGEEDNDEMAKSSLLPILLANADTEYGQRYGFGSIHKVVDYQKKVPLSDYSMYRPLIKLMTRIGESNLICKEKVVAYSSKLCPDGGEFLVPQTAPFVSVYQNVLIEELKAARYSTFLAIESAGESGTIRFNDGALLHSVADTVLAGIRKSDIYNSHARSTENKYGTITAPESVLFKNPGEDLRYAKLLFALADPDVSQIIVPFTVNILDMVRFLKCMWEMLVEDIASGRVSEVSGLAEGRRKELSKLLKPSKRRAKELRTIFEQGFENVLPKIWKNLDLIISAGSGENAVYSRQIMKYIGSVPLDYGYLGIAEGIIGKVSAPGENTYIIMEKDSFLEFLPEDSDKDKTFIASELEISKHYEVIISNMAGLYRYRSGIIVEATKIQDGQTYVRYCYDRKDVVTVSGVSINTLSLRQAGKKIDEEAGMITYDYCLFANDKKNCFELFLKPEKEGNYSAKLVQEIAEKELSKVIPSYGRARKAGKIDKIRIHFLPSADADIVKGKAPKPIRIIHASSDEKLFKTYRLYEV
- a CDS encoding acyltransferase, which translates into the protein MNKRENGLDLLRIIAAYLVVSLHVCTFERNLVSDLGELNFNYHYFMFIRQITTSAVIVFIMLSGAFVLKASSTKDIGTFYKKTWKKLGIPTVIFSFFYWLFNAFVYWKTGIYGLAYGIEDLTYPQALLFQGISFLKGIPSEHMWYMYTLIGLYLMAPFVALGKEKTGEAGFKKIAFIVCIWGIIDALVNPSSLFWGIGYCAQLLGVFMMGYVVHEWALERKGKNGLGCFLIVLATVITAVEYIIFLAIRDNSTLFSYVTPMAPYNLILVIASLVYVAGFTIIDIKKDFGYLSLLTFWVYLLHPAIMMVLFLIEEAAFKVPYLEIGNSSPFLIGTGNSILVYVLSFVFGHVIEKCSSGKK
- a CDS encoding ABC transporter ATP-binding protein; the protein is MKKIAELLSFKEYMYMLICVCLIVGQVFFEIKIPNVMGELTDLVYSGKADISEEIKYGIIMFAYAGLSLVFSFLVAYLVAKVGAALDRRVRRQTFTKIIDFSLKEVGDFGTSSLIARCTTDIYQIQNFFVNGFQPLIKSPIMIIWVTAQISGANVYYRSATITAVAILVAVLSAIAILVLPIVNKAQYAKDELIRIDREHLDGIRVVHAYNGYEKQKERFEEANKRITDLLLRYDKSSALFAPFSNMVMYSLTVIIYIMGAYIVADSAKSLRSSVSNEMIVFVSMLSMLISSCIYLIIIMVLLPNASVSLKRIAQVLNKKTMIMDPEEAFAKDPAICGTLEFRNVSFMYPGSREYAIRDISFRMEKGETVAIVGGTGSGKTTLLNLIPRLYEATEGEILVDGVDIKKMKLKDLRNIFGYVPQKSFLFSGTIVSNIDFGDNGKLKKTIEEIVKASKLGKADEFIRAKEGGYNAHVEEGGSNFSGGQRQRLTISRAICRDPEIFLFDDSFSALDYKTDKTVREGLKETLSGASVLMVAQRISTIRSADRIIVLDNGRMVGMGTHDELMTSCNVYREIVLSQTDTEATG